Genomic window (Candidatus Curtissbacteria bacterium):
GGAATGCTTTCTTGTTTTAAAGTATGAACACATCAAGATGGGCCGTGGAAGCGGCAATATCAAGGTCAGAGTCAAAAATCTTAACAATGGCTCAACGATTGAAAAATCTTATATAACGGGTGCTAGGGTTCAAGACGTTTCTCTTTTGAGGAAAAAGGTTCAATTTTTGTACCGCGATGGAGCTGGATTTCATTTTATGGATATGCAAAGTTATGAACAATTTACTTTAGATGACAAGCTTGTTTCTGAATCAGCGCCATTTTTGAAAGAAGGCTTGGAACTTTCGCTTATGGTAATTAGTGATAAGCCGCTTTATATTGAACTACCCAAAGTCCTTGAGTATCGGGTAACCCAAACAGCAGGAGGAGCAAAGGGTAATACTGTTGGAGCTGCTCAGAAAGAGGCGGTTTTGGAAAATGATCTGCGAGTTCGCGTTCCACTCTTTATTAATAACGGAGAGGTCATTCGAGTCGATACAAGAAGCGGAGACTATGTCGAAAGAGCTAAGTAGTTTGGTTACTGTCGAGTTGCGAGAATTGAACCCAGATCTTCTGTTGTAAGTGCCGCAATCACAATAACTCCTACAACTACCACCTGAGTTACAAAGCCCCACGGCAACTGCATCCTGTTTTGGAGTCTGTGTCCGAGCCATTCGACCCAAGAAAATGGGGGAATGTGGATGCCAAACTTAGATGATGGTGCCTCGACCCAGTCGGGGAGCTGAGCTGCAATTACCATAACGAATAGGTAGACAGGCTCTACCATTCTTCCAAAAATTAGAAAAACAAGAACGAAACCTAATAAAACATCAACAGTTGCCTCCATTCTTAGGCGCATGATGGTTTTTTTACGTCTGTTTGTGCCTGCGTCCCAATGCGGAACCAAGTCGGCAAGAAAATGTGAAATTATGGCAAGTGGAATGCCAACGTAGGGGTTAACGAACTTTACGGCTAGACTTGCTCCGATAAGAGCGTGCGCGGTTGCAGTCATACAAGCTGAAAATACTCTTTCTGTTTGTCATTCTAACATCTTTTGATTTTCTTACCAAGAGCTTGTTTCCAAGGAGCGCTGGGCTGATATATAATGCGAAGCGTGGTTCAAAATTTAATAGGAAGTCTTTCTTACTCTGTTTTTATTTACCCGCTCTTTGTGTTTGTTGCGATTTTGATGTTCCTTTTTTTGTTCTGGAGAGCGATAAAACATGAACTATTTGATGAGGTACTAATGCTCGATACAGCTGTGGTTGCGACTGTGGGTGCACTTCTAATGTCTAGAATATTTGAATTCATATTTCAGTACGAAAAATTTTCCTGGTCGTATTCAAAGCTAGTATTTTTTAACAAGTATGGTGGTGTCGATTTTTGGGGAGGGTTGATAGGGGCAGGACTTTTCGCTTATTTTTTCCTGCGAAGCAAAAAGATAAATTTTTGGTACGTAGCAGATCTTGCTGCTGCGCCGATTGCTTTTGCGCAGGCTATTGTGGCGCTTGGTAAATATATTGCGGTATTTGCCGATAGCCGCATAAATATTTATCTTTACTATTTTCTAGGCTATGTTTCTATATTTTTTGTGCTTAAGGTGCTAGCTCGCAAAAAGAGGCACTTTGGCTTTTTTATTTGTTTTTACGTGGTTTCCATTTCAGCTTTAAATATGATACTGTTTAATTTCAGGGAAGAAAAAACGTACATTTTAAAAGTTGTGCCGTACGATCTTGCCGCGCCTGCAGTTTTTTTAATTGGTGCCGTTTGTATTTGGTATTTACTTAGCAAAAGGAAGCTAGCTCGGGACTTGAAGGGCTTTTTTGGGCGGCTACTTCTGGGGATTTTAAAACTTTTTCGAACACTCACAAATATGGACGAGGCGGACAGGGTCTCGAAAGCGATTGTTCTTTCCCCTTATTTACTAGTTCTTAGGCTCGGGGCTTTTCTGAAATTGGTTGGTAAAGAAATTGTAAAGAGTTTTTCGGAATTTTTATATGTTCTAGGCGTTAAAAAGTTAAAATGATTGGAATTGGCAAAATAACAGGAAAAAGAGAGGCGCTTTTCAAAAAAGTGAGGGCGCAGAAGAAGGCAATTGTCGAGAAGCTCTCAAGGCTGAGGAGGGATGATCCTTTTTCGTCTGCTGACAGGTCGTTAATAGTTGAGCCAGCAACAGACGCTGCTATGCTTTTTGGCCACGAGCAGTCGGCAGTTCTCGAGAAAAGACTTCAGGGTGATTTAAAAGAAATCGAAAAAGCGCTCAAGAAGATTAAAAAAGGAACTTATGGAATTTGTGAGCGGTGTGGTAAGAAAATAAGTGAGGCCAGGCTTGAAGTTAAACCTTCGGCAATTTATTGTTTAAAGTGTGAGAAAGAACTTGAATCTAAGAAGTAAACAGAAGCTACTCTTCTCTTTTTTAATTCTCATTTGTGTAGTGATTTTGGATATAGCCTCGAAAACTTATATCGCCCCTTTGGTTTCCTCGACGTGCAACAGCGGATACGCTTTAGGTGTAGCCCCCAACACTTTTAACGCGATTGTGAGTTTAGTTGTGATTGTTGCCGCTCTTGGTTTTTTGGTCTGGGAAAAAAGGCTGCTGCCATTTGTTGGAGCGAGTTTTGTCATAGCGGGAGGTGCTGCCAATTTTTTTGACCGTGCGATGCACGGGTGTGTTTTGGATTTTATAAGTTTTTTTGGGATTACGAAGTTTAATTTGGCAGACAGCGCAATTACGCTCGGAATTCTGATTTTAGTGTACAATGTCGTGTTTGTGAAAGAAGGCTATGAGTGAAGATTATTTACGAGGACGAGCAAATATTAGTTGTTGATAAGCCGGCCGGCCTTGTAGTCAATAAGTCTGAGACGGTTAGTGAGGAAACGCTGCAAGATCAACTGTCGGATTATTTCAAGTTGGGAGAGGGATTGGGAATTGGGGATCGGGCAGGTATTGTTCACAGATTAGACAAGGAGACGTCTGGAATTCTTGTTGTAGCAAAAACCGAAAAAGCTTTCAGATTTTTACAAAAACAATTTAAGCTTCGAAAAGTACAGAAAGAGTATAAAGCGCTTGTTCACGGTCACGTGGGACAAAATGCCGGAGTGGTGGATGCGCAAATAGGAAGAATCGGGAGATTTGGTAAATTCGGAATTGTAAAAGAGGGCAGGGAGTCGCAGACAGAATACGTCGTTGGCGGTAAATATAATATAAAGGAAGCGATATTTGAAAAATTAACAGAAAGTGAAAATAAAAATAGAAAAAACTATTTAAAAAATCATGGCAGGGACTATTCACTGCTCTCGCTCTTTCCAAGGACAGGAAGGACGCACCAGATAAGGGTTCATATAAAAAGTCTTGGCCACCCCGTTGTTTCGGACACAATCTATGCACCATCTAAACTACTTAGATTCGATCTTTTATGGTGTCCACGCTTATTTTTACATGCAGCCTTGCTTTCTTTTGTTCATCCAAGCACTAAAAAAGGTGTAGATTTTAAATCTGATCTACCAGTAGACTTAAAAAAAACGCTTGAGAATTTAAAAACTGACAATTGAGGAGGAGGCCTCATCCTTGTATTAAGGTGAGACCTTAATACAAGGATATCAAGGATCTCACCTTTCGATATACAATGCCCCTTCAACAATTCAGGGCCATGGCATGCGGTCCTCGTCCTTCGGACGACTGCGGGCCTAGACTCAAGGAGAGACTTTGATCTGATTTTGCGCTTGCTGCTTCCGTGCCTAGCTGCTAAAATCATTGTAGAGGTGAGTTTTTAAATGAGTGACAGGTCCGGGTTTTTCAAAGGGGAGAAAAAGAAGAAAAGAAAAGATACGCTTGAGGATCAAGCTATTCACATGCCGAGGGTTTATATACCTCCAAGGGTAGAGATTATCGGTAAAAACAAAAAAGGGAAGTAACTTCAATAATTCTTGGGCAGCTTAGCTTCAGTCTTTCACGAGGCTAAGTTATGACGAGATATAAATCACGCAAGCCGCATTCTGGACAAAGCTGGCAAAAGAGAGAAATTCACAGAAAATGGCAAAACATTGTCGGACTGTTTATTACAGGGATACTTACTCTGGCACTTACCAATGGCATAGTAAAAAGTTTCTCTTTTGGTTCTGAATTGGGCAGATCGAATTGGGATGGCGATTCTTCGTTTGCTGCAGTTGTCAACACAACCCCTCATTCAATTCTCGTTTTCCAAAAAGAACCAAAAAGATTGGTCCTAATTCCAGTTCGCGAGGATCTTTTTATGGCTACTGGAAACCCTAAAAAACCGTTTTCCAAGATAGGTGATCTTTTAGAGGAGAACAATGGTGAGAAGAAAACTGTTGTTTCCTCGAGAATAAGCAGATCGTCAGTCGACAATTATTTTCTTTTAGAAAACAGGAAGAAAGCGGGCGAAGAGGTTCTTGAAGACTTTTCAAAAAGCTATGGTTCTTTTATTGCACCTTTTAAAATAATGTCGGGAACAGTTAGTAATATTCAGGATACAAATGTTACTCGAATTGACCAGTTAAGGCTATGGTGGCAACTGAAAGGTTTAAGTGCAAATAACCTGGAATTAGTGCAGTTTAGCAACATTTCGGAAGAGATAGTTACCGGTACTGGGAGCAAGATACTTGGGGTTGACGACGTTTCTTTGCATAGACTTTTTAGTACTTATTTGGAAAATCAGGCATTTTTTGAATCTGATAAAAAAATAGTTATTGAGGATGGGTCGGAAAGTGCTAGTGGGCAGTTGGCCGCAGATTTTGTAAATAGCGTAGGAGGTAGAGTCGAAAGTGTTTTACAAGCCTCTGTACCTGTTCTTCATACGATAATTATTGCTGATGATAAAAATTCATACGAAGCTGAATATTTGGCAAAGATATTTGATTGTGATATAACTTCACTGAAAAACGCGCCTCAAGGCGAGATTAAGGTTGTCGTAGGCGAGGATTTTGCCCAGAAGTATACACTTTGATGTTTGTTCTTATCGGTATCATAATTCTTATTATTTCCTTTGTAATAGCTTTGGGCACGTTAGTCATCGAGGAAAGAAATGCGCCGTCAGCTTCAGACGAGGATGATTTGGGCAAGGAGCAGGAGGCGCAGGATGAGCCCACAGCTGATAAGACCCAGCTAACGGATGAGCCTTCAGCGCAAGAGTCTGACAGTCATCGTGAGAAGCTCGAGAGAGCGGTTGCTGCCGCGGAGGAAGAAGAAAGAAAAGTTGCAGCGGGGGAAGCTCTGCCTAATGATGAGCCTGCGCCTTTGGAAGAAGACAGTCGAGATACCCAGAGAGTGCCTTTCCCTTGGGATACTGAAGCTCCAAGCGCAGGTGGAGTAGGTCCATCAGGAAGTCAAAATCAACCTCCATCATTGCCAGTTGACGAGGATGAACTTGATCAGCCGTTTGCACAAAAGCCTTCTGGCGATAGTCGTAAAAGAGATGGGGACCAGAGTACAACGGTAGATTTAAGCCAACTTGTGGATAAAAACAAATCCTAACGGGGTCTTAGTTCGTCTTCGAACATACTTCTTTTGGCCTGAAAAGTGGGCTGATTACCAAATTTTTCTGATCTTAACGTTTCTCTCACGAAGATGGTTAAACTTTTGGGTGATGCGCTTTTAATGTACGCTTCGTATTGATTACCGCCGCCTATAAAAAGAAGCAGGCGATGTGCAAGATCATCCGGAAAAGCCCCAAGATAAATATCGCCTAAGGTTGATATTGTGACCGAGTGATTTTTTGGGTGCATTGTAACTTGGTCGCCACAACTAAGTACGGCTAGAGTTGAAGGGGGTGCCAAATTAATTAAATTAACGATTTTTGTTTTACCGGGCTCGTCGAGAAAGATTCGTGACAAATTAATAATAGTTGCTGTTGCAGTTATGCTATTTCCGTTTGTAGCGGAATGGCCATTGCTTAACTTGGCTCTTTTTGTGACCTTTTCCAGGTTTTTGACGGCGATGATATTGTAAGGGTCGATCTCAAGAACCTTTTTATACATCTTTTCAGCCTTTTGGTATTCTCCTAGGCAGCAGTAGGCGCGCGCAAGACGGTTTAGCGCTTCCACGTCGTTTTCGGTGCCTGCAAGGATCTTCTTGTTGAGCTTGATGGCTTCTTGCCAGTTGGAGGAAAGGGCAGCGGTTATTGCAGCTTGGGCAAGTATCTGGCTACTTGCGCTTTCTTGTGAGCCGCTTGAGTCCACAGATTGCATGAAATCCACAATATGATAACGGTGGACTTTCCGTCAATGGGTGAAAAAAGTGGAACATTCCTGAGAAAAAAGAGGACTATATTTACTCAAGTATCTTTACGAATTGAAAATTTTGATTTGAGAATCTAAAATTAGAGACCATGAGCGGGCATAGTAAGTGGAGCACAATCAAACGGCAAAAGGGAGCAGCCGATGTTAAGCGTGGACTTACCTTTACGAAGATGGCTAACGCCATAATTATTGCAGTACGCGAAGGTGGCGGAGGTGATCCTACGAGTAATTTTAAATTGAGGCTGGCTATGGATCAGGCGAGAGCTGTTAACATGCCAAAGGATAACATCCAGAGGGCGATAGAGCGAGGTATTGGCAAGGGAGGCGGGGACAGTTTACAGTCTGTTGCTTACGAAGGTTATGGACCGGGTAAAGTAGCTTTGGTTGTGGAAGCTGCTACAGATAATAAGAATAGGACGACGGCAGAGGTTAAAAGCACGATAGACAGGGCGGGTGGAAGTTTTGTCGCACCCGGAACTGTTTCATGGATGTTTAAGGATGAAGGTGTAATTACAGTGTCGAAAAATGGGAAAACAATGGATGAATTTTTGGATATTGCGATAGAAGCTGGGGCAGAGGATGTCGCGGAAGCTGGGGATATGGTTGAGATTTACACACAACCTAATAATCTAGAAGCTGTTAAAAATGTGTTAGTGGAAAAAGGAATTAATGTTGAAAATGCAGAAATTTCTAAAAACGCAACAACTTCTCAGGAAATAACGGATGCTGAAACGGCAAAGAAAGTTTTGGCTTTGATGGAAAAACTTGAAGATCTTGACGATGTCCAAAAGGTTCATTCGAACTTTGATATAAAAGACGAACTACTAGTATGAGGGCAGAGAGACAAGGAAATTCCGAGAGAAGGGGTTTTGCGGGATATAGCTTATTCATGTTCCATTCACCTCTCGCAGAGAAGGTTTTGATTGTGGAGAGAAAATTTAGTGAGGAACATGGGCCGGTTTTAGGTACTTATCCGCTTAAAAATATTCCATTAAGGGTAAGAACTGACAACAGTGATACTGCGGCTGATTATGTTAATAGAAGGTACGCTATAAATTTGACTCGAGCTTTTTCCCGACACTTGACTGATGGGACACACGATGGTGTAAACAGGTCTCACTACAAAGTAGGCTCTGTTGTTATGCCGCTCGTTTTTTTGACGCAGACTCCTTTTTGGGACAAATTTTTAAAGTCGATTGAAGGAAGTGTGGATACAAATCTTCTGGATCGAGAAATTACGTCAATGTTAAACGAGGAGAGAGCTGTTTTGAAACGTGTTGTCGAAGGTGTCGGTTATCGTACGATGTGGCAAAGGCCCAATGACTAGGTAAGGTCAGTATCCTCTGGGGGCGCCGGTATCATCCTTGTTGGGAAGCTACCTTTTTCTCTAAGCATTTGGTCAATAGTTTCTTTCGCCTCTGCCGGTGAAATCCTTCTCAGTCTTACTCTGGCTCTTTGTTCAAGCACGTCGACACTTTCTACTAAGGAAGGCGGTCTAATGTTACAACCCATGGCAATTTGAGGATCCGGATGAAAATCACTCGCACCTTTTGGGACAATTCTTTTTTCTACCATATTTGCAATCTTAAGTAATGACTTATGTTCGTCGCTTGACGCAAGAATGACACGAACCTGACATTTCAAATTTTAGTTTGCCAACGGGGTTTCTTAGAAGTATCATACTCTTTGGTGAATAACGTTTACATCGAGGGCAAGTACCCTCTTTCTTTTAGGGAAGAAGACGCCAAGGAGCTCGGAGAACATTTAAGGCTGAGACATTCAGTCGAGTTAGTCGGTGCCAAAAGAGTTGGTATCGGGAATTTTTTGCGCTTCTTTCTTTATCGCGAGGGGGTCGTTGAGAAATATATTAACCACGGAGAGAGCCATTTGTTCGTTCCTGTGGACCTTAATGATCTCGTCGAAATAGACCTTTTTGCTTTTTGGGTGCTCTCTTTTAAGAGGCTTGCGGACGTTGCTGAAAATTCAAACATCAGCGCGGAAGTAAAAAAGAAAATTAGTGATCTTTTCCTCGATTCCATCCAGTCTAAAGATGCTTTTTTGACTATAGAAAGCCTGCGCCAAGCGCTTTTGGAGCTTATTAGAAGTGATATTTTACCTACTATATTTTTCCTTCACTTCGACAGACTCGAACCCGTTGTCAATCGCGACTTTTTCGCGAACTTAGTCGGGCTGCAGACGGCAAGTGCGAATAAACTTGCCTACGTTTTTACGAGTTTCAGGACGCTAGACGAAATTTCACCAAGCGTTTTTTCGCGTAAGCTTCTTTCTGTTTTTTCGCACCCTATATATATGGAGCCTGCTCAGGAAAAAGACACTAAGGTTATTTTTGAGACTTACGAGCAGAAATATAATGTTAAACCGAGCGCAGAAGTCGAGCAGGAGATACTTAAACTTAGCGGGGGACACGTCCAGTATCTGCAATTGTCTCTTATTATTCTTAATCAAAGGGTGAAAGGGCAGAGTATTGGCACAGATGAGCTTTTTGAGATTTTGGTTTCAGATGAACGAATTAGTTTGCAATCAGAAGAAATTTGGGAGAGTTTGACGGTAGCTGAAAAGAGTGTGCTCGAGAAAGCGTTTCGTGGAGTTGGTGTCAGCCGTGAGGAAAAGGAAGGGGCTGCTTACTTATGGAAGACAGGGATTCTTTCGGGTGATGGTAAGGAATCCAAGATATTCAGCGTGCTTTTTGAGGATTATTTAAAAAGACGATCG
Coding sequences:
- the efp gene encoding elongation factor P — translated: MISATELRAGIVFEDRGECFLVLKYEHIKMGRGSGNIKVRVKNLNNGSTIEKSYITGARVQDVSLLRKKVQFLYRDGAGFHFMDMQSYEQFTLDDKLVSESAPFLKEGLELSLMVISDKPLYIELPKVLEYRVTQTAGGAKGNTVGAAQKEAVLENDLRVRVPLFINNGEVIRVDTRSGDYVERAK
- a CDS encoding prolipoprotein diacylglyceryl transferase, which produces MVQNLIGSLSYSVFIYPLFVFVAILMFLFLFWRAIKHELFDEVLMLDTAVVATVGALLMSRIFEFIFQYEKFSWSYSKLVFFNKYGGVDFWGGLIGAGLFAYFFLRSKKINFWYVADLAAAPIAFAQAIVALGKYIAVFADSRINIYLYYFLGYVSIFFVLKVLARKKRHFGFFICFYVVSISALNMILFNFREEKTYILKVVPYDLAAPAVFLIGAVCIWYLLSKRKLARDLKGFFGRLLLGILKLFRTLTNMDEADRVSKAIVLSPYLLVLRLGAFLKLVGKEIVKSFSEFLYVLGVKKLK
- a CDS encoding TraR/DksA C4-type zinc finger protein — encoded protein: MIGIGKITGKREALFKKVRAQKKAIVEKLSRLRRDDPFSSADRSLIVEPATDAAMLFGHEQSAVLEKRLQGDLKEIEKALKKIKKGTYGICERCGKKISEARLEVKPSAIYCLKCEKELESKK
- a CDS encoding signal peptidase II produces the protein MRKNLNLRSKQKLLFSFLILICVVILDIASKTYIAPLVSSTCNSGYALGVAPNTFNAIVSLVVIVAALGFLVWEKRLLPFVGASFVIAGGAANFFDRAMHGCVLDFISFFGITKFNLADSAITLGILILVYNVVFVKEGYE
- a CDS encoding RluA family pseudouridine synthase, encoding MKIIYEDEQILVVDKPAGLVVNKSETVSEETLQDQLSDYFKLGEGLGIGDRAGIVHRLDKETSGILVVAKTEKAFRFLQKQFKLRKVQKEYKALVHGHVGQNAGVVDAQIGRIGRFGKFGIVKEGRESQTEYVVGGKYNIKEAIFEKLTESENKNRKNYLKNHGRDYSLLSLFPRTGRTHQIRVHIKSLGHPVVSDTIYAPSKLLRFDLLWCPRLFLHAALLSFVHPSTKKGVDFKSDLPVDLKKTLENLKTDN
- a CDS encoding tetratricopeptide repeat protein, whose product is MQSVDSSGSQESASSQILAQAAITAALSSNWQEAIKLNKKILAGTENDVEALNRLARAYCCLGEYQKAEKMYKKVLEIDPYNIIAVKNLEKVTKRAKLSNGHSATNGNSITATATIINLSRIFLDEPGKTKIVNLINLAPPSTLAVLSCGDQVTMHPKNHSVTISTLGDIYLGAFPDDLAHRLLLFIGGGNQYEAYIKSASPKSLTIFVRETLRSEKFGNQPTFQAKRSMFEDELRPR
- a CDS encoding YebC/PmpR family DNA-binding transcriptional regulator, whose protein sequence is MSGHSKWSTIKRQKGAADVKRGLTFTKMANAIIIAVREGGGGDPTSNFKLRLAMDQARAVNMPKDNIQRAIERGIGKGGGDSLQSVAYEGYGPGKVALVVEAATDNKNRTTAEVKSTIDRAGGSFVAPGTVSWMFKDEGVITVSKNGKTMDEFLDIAIEAGAEDVAEAGDMVEIYTQPNNLEAVKNVLVEKGINVENAEISKNATTSQEITDAETAKKVLALMEKLEDLDDVQKVHSNFDIKDELLV
- a CDS encoding helix-turn-helix domain-containing protein, with protein sequence MNNVYIEGKYPLSFREEDAKELGEHLRLRHSVELVGAKRVGIGNFLRFFLYREGVVEKYINHGESHLFVPVDLNDLVEIDLFAFWVLSFKRLADVAENSNISAEVKKKISDLFLDSIQSKDAFLTIESLRQALLELIRSDILPTIFFLHFDRLEPVVNRDFFANLVGLQTASANKLAYVFTSFRTLDEISPSVFSRKLLSVFSHPIYMEPAQEKDTKVIFETYEQKYNVKPSAEVEQEILKLSGGHVQYLQLSLIILNQRVKGQSIGTDELFEILVSDERISLQSEEIWESLTVAEKSVLEKAFRGVGVSREEKEGAAYLWKTGILSGDGKESKIFSVLFEDYLKRRSRVSAPVEKTDLTKKEKLMFEFLLANRDEVCERDSIIEHVWPEEAQELGVSDWTVDRLVARLRTKLKKQKSEYEIVTVKTRGFKLT